A genomic window from Fusarium falciforme chromosome 2, complete sequence includes:
- a CDS encoding Smr domain-containing protein: protein MPNETSEELVQKLVESFRSLLDEALVVAIASDHDLKQQTQYEAAKAILDGLAQDVTAEEATGFNPSGISGVAEDPNEETSTTETGSQQASRARDTDTSVSDITSSTASTAYSIPRLTSFNDDSEESKVLLLQGMFSELKEFDIKHSLKRANGDFQTALDDLLNIQYLKSTGQEQKGVDGFFQPEASVGKKKKNRKKGKKPSVDDTPSSSSGTSTPGDLKEMKRQDEIAYLADRLDLPFGFVSGIFYNKRCASGATAVEILDQYIAQGIETQDEAAKKYAQELAQKYRNVPEKYMSTIVQVTGSISQESDDIAALLSKHFTKNPWTQKLDLNYPLTPLPQEEIDGFETVTSGKAKVTKPLAPRLGSPFDPSAYTQAAEKASQYNRAKREAAASAAQLSRRGASNPLYRQAAGYYAEVAREQGRYAAQATSTAADLLVEKQSTASSIDLHGVYVQDGVRIARQRTQAWWSALGEFRSEKARQQPFTVITGLGRHSAGGVSQLRQAVAAALLQDGWKMQVETGRFVIKGRR from the exons ATGCCCAACGAAACTTCAGAAGAACTTGTCCAGAAGCTGGTG GAATCTTTCCGCTCGCTTCTGGATGAGGCCCTCGTAGTCGCTATTGCGAGCGATCACGATCTCAAGCAACAAACCCAATATGAAGCGGCCAAGGCtatccttgatggcctcgctcAAGATGTCACTGCCGAGGAAGCAACTGGATTTAACCCCAGCGGTATCTCTGGTGTGGCCGAAGACCCAAATGAAGAAACAAGCACCACCGAGACAGGCAGCCAGCAAGCCTCTCGCGCAAGAGATACCGACACTTCCGTCAGCGACATTACTTCGTCAACTGCAAGCACGGCGTACTCCATCCCGCGGCTCACGTCCTTTAATGACGACAGCGAAGAGAGCAAGGTGCTCCTCCTTCAGGGCATGTTCTCCGAGCTCAAGGAATTCGACATCAAGCATTCCTTGAAAAGGGCAAATGGAGACTTCCAGACCGCACTTGACGATCTCCTCAATATTCAGTACCTCAAGTCAACAGGCCAAGAGCAGAAAGGAGTCGATGGCTTCTTCCAGCCTGAGGCGAGTGtcgggaagaagaagaagaacagaaagaagggaaagaaacCTTCGGTCGACGATACGCCGTCGTCTAGCAGTGGAACTAGCACACCTGGAGACTTGAAGGAGATGAAAC GCCAAGATGAGATTGCGTATCTTGCAGATAGGCTCGATCTGCCATTCGGCTTCGTCTCTGGCATCTTCTACAACAAGCGCTGTGCCAGCGGCGCAACAGCAGTTGAGATCCTGGATCAGTACATCGCTCAAGGTATCGAGACCCAGGACGAAGCGGCAAAGAAGTACGCCCAGGAACTCGCTCAAAAATACCGCAACGTTCCTGAAAAGTACATGTCGACCATCGTTCAGGTTACTGGTTCCATCTCGCAGGAGTCGGACGACATTGCCGCCCTGTTGAGCAAGCACTTTACAAAGAACCCATGGACGCAGAAGCTCGATCTGAACTACCCCCTCACGCCACTGCCGCAAGAGGAAATCGATGGTTTCGAAACTGTTACATCTGGAAAGGCCAAGGTGACGAAGCCATTGGCCCCCAGACTAGGCAGCCCTTTTGACCCCTCCGCGTACACGCAAGCTGCGGAGAAGGCTAGCCAGTATAATCGGGCCAAGCGTGAGGCAGCAGCTTCTGCTGCACAGCTCAGCAGGCGAGGCGCCTCGAATCCTCTCTACCGACAAGCCGCTGGCTACTACGCAGAGGTTGCAAGGGAGCAGGGCCGCTATGCAGCGCAGGCCACCTCGACTGCCGCCGATCTCCTGGTTGAGAAGCAGAGCACAGCCAGTTCTATCGACTTGCACGGCGTCTACGTGCAGGATGGTGTGCGCATCGCCCGCCAGAGGACGCAGGCCTGGTGGTCTGCTCTAGGCGAGTTTAGGTCTGAAAAGGCGCGGCAGCAGCCATTTACTGTCATCACTGGACTCGGTCGCCATAGTGCTGGTGGTGTGTCACAGTTGAGACAGGCTGTGGCTGCAGCTCTGCTTCAGGACGGATGGAAGATGCAGGTCGAGACCGGGCGCTTCGTGATCAAGGGTCGACGATAA
- a CDS encoding NADH dehydrogenase [ubiquinone] flavoprotein 1, mitochondrial — protein sequence MLSTRAAPKKAVGLSRTAVRGLATVQDGAPKRTYGGLRDQDRIFQNLYGRYPVDLKSAKRMGDWHKTKEIILKGHDWIIGEVKASGLRGRGGAGFPSGLKWSFMNFKDWDKDNKPRYLVVNADEGEPGTCKDREIMRKDPHKLVEGCLIAGRAMNATAAYIYIRGEFVEEAAVLQRAINEAYADGLIGKNACGSGYDFDVYIHRGAGAYVCGEETSLIESLEGKPGKPRLKPPFPAAVGLFGCPSTVTNVETVAVAPTICRRGGSWFAGFGRERNQGTKLYCISGHVNNPVTVEEEMSIPLRELIEKHCGGVRGGWDNLLAVIPGGSSTPVLPKHVCDDQLMDFDALKDSQSGLGTAAVIVMDKSTDIVRAISRLSHFYRHESCGQCTPCREGSKWTEQIMSRFEKGQAREREIDMLQELTKQVEGHTICALGEAFAWPIQGLIRHFRPELEARMQKFAQESGGAPLAGGWSHDSRAQGKLVSPGQ from the exons ATGCTGTCCACGAGAGCGGCGCCCAAGAAGGCCGTCGGCCTCTCACGGACCGCCGTGAGAGGCCTGGCAACTGTCCAGGACGGCGCCCCGAAGCGAACGTACGGCGGTCTCCGAGACCAAGATCGCATCTTTCAGAATCTGTACGGACGATACCCCGTCGACCTCAAGAGCGCGAAGCGGATGGGCGACTGGcacaagaccaaggagatCATCCTCAAGGGTCACGATTGGATCATtggcgaggtcaaggccTCTGGTCTGCGAGGACGAGGTGGTGCTGGTTTCCCCTCGGGTCTGAAATGG TCTTTCATGAACTTCAAGGACTGggacaaggacaacaagCCCCGTTACCTCGTCGTCAACGCCGATGAGGGTGAGCCCGGAACTTGCAAGGACCGCGAGATCATGCGAAAGGACCCACACAAGCTCGTCGAGGGATGCCTCATTGCCGGCCGAGCCATGAACGCGACCGCTGCCTACATCTACATCCGAGGTGAAttcgtcgaggaggccgcCGTCCTCCAGCGAGCCATCAACGAGGCCTACGCCGACGGCCTCATTGGCAAGAACGCCTGCGGATCCGGCTACGATTTCGATGTTTACATTCACCGAGGTGCCGGAGCCTACGTCTGTGGCGAGGAGACTTCGCTCATCGAGTCCCTCGAGGGCAAGCCCGGCAAGCCCCGTCTCAAGCCCCCGTTCCCCGCCGCCGTCGGTCTTTTCGGATGCCCCTCCACCGTCACCAACGTCGAGACTGTCGCCGTCGCCCCTACCAtctgccgccgaggaggaagctggTTCGCCGGTTTTGGCCGTGAGCGAAACCAGGGCACCAAGCTCTACTGTATCTCTGGTCACGTCAACAACCCCGTCactgtcgaggaggagatgtcGATTCCCCTGCGTGAGCTGATTGAGAAGCACTGCGGTGGTGTTCGAGGTGGATGGGATAACCTCTTGGCCGTCATCCCCGGTGGTTCTTCCACTCCTGTCCTGCCCAAGCACGTCTGCGATGACCAGCTGATGGACTTTGACGCCCTCAAGGACAGCCAGTCTGGTCTCGGTACTGCTGCCGTTATCGTCATGGACAAGAGCACCGATATTGTCCGAGCCATCAGCCGTCTCAGCCACTTCTACCGCCACGAGAGTTGCGGCCAGTGCACACCCTGCCGAGAGGGCAGCAAGTGGACGGAGCAGATCATGAGCCGATTCGAGAAGGGCCAGGCTCGCGAGCGGGAGATTGACATGCTCCAGGAGCTCACCAAGCAGGTTGAGGGTCACACTATCTGCG CTCTGGGAGAGGCTTTCGCCTGGCCCATCCAGGGTCTTATCCGTCACTTCCGACCCGAGTTGGAGGCCCGGATGCAGAAGTTTGCGCAGGAGTCTGGCGGTGCTCCTCTGGCTGGTGGATGGAGTCACGACTCAAGGGCTCAGGGAAAGCTGGTGTCTCCTGGTCAATAA
- a CDS encoding Dynactin subunit 6, giving the protein MSSKRHSILPAIDRSGPRPPVNFSSSLTISNNAMLQGTHSITMQSETVVHPRSKFESNLGSILIGRRCLIHERTHIGARPADIESAKPGGIALGDYVTIEAGSIIEAGGTEIGEGSTIQAGANIGCGSKIGKNCTITQLSKLAPGTILPDNTVVFSNGTRRIDKRDISDHKKIALIKQLAILRKMIPSDPDKFK; this is encoded by the exons atgtcTAGTAAAAGGCACTCGATTCTCCCTGCCATCGACCGCAGCGGTCCCAGGCCACCCGTCAACTTCTCGTCCTCcctcaccatctccaacaatgCGATGCTGCAAGGCACACACTCGATCACGATGCAGTCAGAGACCGTGGTTCATCCGCGATCGAAGTTCGAGTCCAACCTAGGATCCATCTTGATCGGACGACGATGTCTTATCCACGAACGGACGCATATCGGAGCTCGCCCTGCCGACATCGAGAGTGCGAAGCCCGGTGGTATAGCTCTAGGAGACTACGTGACGATTGAGGCCGGTTCAATCATTGAGGCTGGAGGCACTGAGATTGGCGAAGGTTCAACGATCCAAGCTGGAGCCAACATTGGTTGTGGTTCCAAGATTGGCAAG AACTGCACCATCACTCAATTGTCCAAGTTGGCACCAGGAACCATTCTGCCAGACAACACAGTGGTCTTCTCCAACGGCACAAGACGCATCGATAAGCGTGATATTTCCGATCACAAGAAGATTGCTTTGATCAAGCAACTTGCTATTTTGCGAAAAATGATACCCAGCGACCCCGACAAATTCAAATAA
- a CDS encoding Hydroxyacid-oxoacid transhydrogenase, with protein MVPAVRAIPNAAKRATNLLRTVQFTHPPSCPCHSNPGYHQSPPVLTPSRHAHQRKYATPTTHPGQKEYAFEMAASSIRFGPGVTQEVGMDLKNLGAKRVCVVTDENVDKLDAMRQVREALTREGVPFEVYSNVRIEPKDSSIKDAIAWARPYEPDAFLAVGGGSVIDTAKLMNLYTAYPDADFLDFVNAPLGKGRPVDKPLKPLIAVPTTAGTGSETTGTAIFDLVSKRAKTGVAHRNLKPTLGICDPLNTRTMPAAVKAASGLDVLCHSLESWTAIPFNERTPRPTNPILRPAYQGANPISDVFSFHALRATVKYLPRSVRDPDDLEAQSEMLLAATLAGVGFGNAGVHLCHGMSYPISGQNPGYKHAGYQVASPIIPHGVSVAVSAPAVFRFTAASNPDRHLAAAEAFGVDITNVKRESAGEVLAEAITKFLAELGDQPKGLKELGFGTEHIEALVEGTIPQARVLSLAPGLSNQLEAEKDQLRRLFEDAMTH; from the exons ATGGTGCCCGCCGTGAGAGCTATTCCCAAC GCCGCCAAGCGAGCTACAAACCTGCTCCGCACCGTTCAGTTTACTCACCCGCCCTCATGTCCCTGCCACTCGAATCCCGGCTATCACCAGTCGCCGCCGGTTCTCACTCCCTCCAGACATGCTCATCAGCGCAAGTATGCCACGCCGACCACGCACCCGGGCCAGAAGGAGTACGCCTTCGAGATGGCTGCCTCGTCAATTCGCTTCGGTCCCGGCGTGACGCAGGAGGTTGGTATGGACTTGAAGAACCTGGGCGCGAAGCGAGTTTGTGTCGTGACGGATGAGAACGTCGACAAGCTAGATGCTATGCGACAGGTTCGTGAGGCTCTCACTCGAGAGGGTGTGCCCTTTGAGGTTTACTCCAACGTCCGAATTGAGCCAAAGGATAGCTC TATCAAGGACGCCATCGCTTGGGCTCGTCCTTATGAGCCCGATGCCTTCCTGGCTGTCGGAGGCGGCTCAGTCATCGACACAGCCAAGCTCATGAACCTGTATACGGCGTACCCAGACGCCGACTTCCTCGACTTTGTCAACGCGCCACTCGGCAAGGGCCGTCCCGTCGACAAGCCCCTAAAGCCCCTCATCGCCGTCCCAACCACAGCCGGCACGGGTAGCGAGACCACTGGAACCGCCATCTTCGACCTCGTGTCCAAGCGGGCAAAGACAGGTGTCGCCCACCGAAACCTCAAGCCTACGCTCGGAATCTGTGATCCCCTCAACACGAGGACTATGCCTGCAGCAGTCAAGGCCGCCTCAGGTCTCGACGTGCTCTGCCACTCACTGGAGTCCTGGACGGCCATTCCTTTTAATGAGCGAACACCGAGGCCTACGAACCCCATCCTGCGTCCGGCGTATCAGGGAGCCAACCCCATCTCTGATGTGTTTTCGTTCCACGCTCTCCGTGCTACTGTCAAGTACCTTCCACGATCTGTAAGGGATCCTGATGATCTCGAGGCTCAGAGTGAGATGCTTCTGGCCGCCACTCTGGCTGGTGTTGGTTTTGGAAACGCTGGTGTTCATCTCTGCCACG GCATGTCGTACCCTATCTCGGGTCAGAACCCAGGCTACAAGCACGCCGGGTACCAAGTAGCTTCGCCAATCATCCCTCACGGAGTGTCGGTCGCCGTCTCCGCTCCGGCCGTCTTCCGTTTCACAGCCGCCTCTAACCCAGACCGACATCTTGCCGCGGCCGAGGCATTCGGAGTCGACATCACCAACGTCAAGCGCGAGAGTGCAGGCGAGGTtctcgccgaggccatcaccaagttCCTGGCAGAACTAGGCGACCAGCCCAAGGgcctcaaggagctcggGTTCGGCACGGAGCACATCGAGGCTCTTGTAGAGGGAACGATTCCTCAGGCACGTGTGCTGAGCTTAGCCCCTGGTTTGTCCAATCAActcgaggctgagaaggatcAGCTCCGGAGATTGTTTGAGGATGCCATGACGCATTAG
- a CDS encoding Sec3-PIP2-bind domain-containing protein codes for MDRANGGGPGAAAAASRAERFEDEKRRIIESCFNKKDVDGSLHETYITHIRITEFSSYPTTPPPPQARTPDVQKPRIIIVAVRKSGRVRMHKSKENANGSFSIGKTWNLDDLSRIESYTGPEANANHRDWAGDTGFQVTLGKPYFWQAQTDKEKKFFIASLIKIYGKYTGGRTPELFGFEQREYEQVMGATRRPPGPARPSLPQQPSQPPSQPEQLPSQPINSSPAQRPAHPVQPTHPSLPGHPAAAAQEIPRFRTPPVRPPPNITNSPVGSFDSSASRGGPPPPRWMAHGNKSQDSVANSLAARSDDASSLPPRSRNGMTGPGAYGRFGEPPDARTPTTLTPPQPPTSQSSPSPKSQPAMQPHQPVPSPLQLDRPPPERRRPPMDPTRPLDRDLVPPPLISPGKKEPMAPPPRSSERTLPRKDTSSMKSANSSLTGSLQDREIPTSAGRMAELPRHEQTSAPPVPPALRPGSSNSAASAAPSPAPAFQTAPNSPPEPPVSAPDDLPISPPRKEPSPSAGDSDESRPGLGPMIRVKKSRNEIAGALWKAAATASAATAFKPRPGGAGERLRQAQAKGDEGPDGITGVVPAPPRPPSREKETTPEQPYEQAKPTEEPKVLEKPKSTERPKSADRSSLVPEVKISLPTSRPSSSHGPPQEAKKSKEPEKKEPRRSIAAGNDVKYLQTLGVNPSILDERSEEFSQWLDYFGWIPGEQMRTRNVEEMKADLERELNKAQAGGWLARFREEDERVDAIKLGLDVAMAECEELDNLLTLYSVELSTLSEDIAYIEAQGQGLQVQTANQKLLKKELESLLETCAITSNELEVLRMAPLDNLRGLEDVEKSLVVLYKAMIKIDPTRSGGDKVDVTGESDQAHGLNPDFKQMRIVQEKKQIYDQESASFMRRFVDFMSRQFDEAFTETKLAMEGALSRKVDSTHHDLGRDVLWKYSPLMLYARDMDTEQWNRLIQIYQDKSQPVYRVEFQAVVAVWRKNARKLTGDEAELLFTTPVEKHQEGGVATTARKLTVKRSQTLARALRSQREDGGSKQKAEKRGGAEGRDLPYEVFAGVLDDLLPLMQMEQNFIIDFFHATTLEQIDFPDSVAARAPRDRRGGDLRRPRLMEPDRELAKRILRSMEVVFAFLESELLRLMEWVVGQDPLQGIGVLATLEKKMAEISQSNQEYLNTLLQKLHGHLEVRFKKFVDEQIRAIEETKVKISKRKGVISFIRVFPAFSAAVENMLAGVDANLASRSTIDREYDRLLKTMFDSLMVIARENPGVSVTSGSADPEDKEALNFHILLIENMNHFTEETDTRGLDVLEEWKDQANATYDEHMNLYLNAVMRRPLGKVLEHLENMEAQLQSGKSASTIAAQPSNSKMVFNKVLGNYDSKEVRKGIEALRKRVEKHFGDADDPALSRSLVAKVLSECERFYENVERRIGDVTTNVYGGDVLFEWPRADVKAAFR; via the exons ATGGACCGCGCAAATGGGGGCGGCCCCGgcgcggctgcggctgctaGTAGGGCAGAGCGTtttgaggatgagaagcGCCGCATCATAGAAAGCTGCTTCAACAAGAAGGATGTGGACGGCTCCC TTCATGAGACGTATATCACCCACATTCGAATCACCGAATTCTCCTCCTACCCAACGACCCCTCCTCCGCCCCAGGCCCGGACACCTGATGTCCAGAAGCCTCGAATCATTATCGTAGCCGTTCGCAAGTCCGGCCGAGTCCGCATGCACAAGTCCAAAGAGAATGCCAACGGTTCTTTTTCTATCGGCAAGACATGGAATCTCGACGACTTGTCACGCATAGAGTCCTACACCGGGCCCGAAGCCAACGCCAACCATCGCGACTGGGCCGGCGACACTGGGTTCCAGGTCACTCTCGGCAAGCCTTACTTCTGGCAGGCCCAGACAGATAAGGAAAAGAAGTTCTTTATTGCCAGTCTAATCAAGATCTACGGAAAATACACTGGCGGTAGGACTCCAGAGCTTTTCGGGTTCGAGCAGAGAGAGTATGAGCAAGTAATGGGAGCTACGAGACGACCGCCTGGCCCCGCAAGACCTTCTCTGCCACAACAGCCGTCGCAGCCGCCATCACAGCCTGAACAACTGCCGAGCCAACCTATAAACAGTTCACCAGCTCAGCGACCTGCCCATCCTGTGCAACCAACGCACCCTTCGCTTCCGGGACATCCAGCCGCGGCCGCCCAAGAGATCCCGCGTTTCAGGACGCCGCCAGTTCGCCCACCACCAAACATCACCAATTCGCCTGTTGGAAGTTTTGATTCGAGCGCTTCGAGAGGGGgcccgccgcctcctcgaTGGATGGCCCATGGAAACAAGAGCCAGGACTCAGTTGCCAATTCTTTAGCTGCCAGAAGCGATGATGCTTCTAGCTTACCACCACGCTCTCGCAATGGTATGACAGGGCCGGGGGCTTATGGGAGGTTTGGGGAACCTCCGGATGCACGAACGCCGACAACCCTTACACCTCCGCAACCACCAACCTCTCAATCCTCACCTTCGCCAAAATCGCAGCCAGCTATGCAACCCCATCAACCTGTTCCCTCACCTCTCCAACTTGATAGGCCGCCTccggaaagaagaagacccCCTATGGATCCCACTCGACCGCTTGACCGAGACCTGGTACCTCCGCCTTTGATTAGCCCTGGGAAAAAGGAGCCAATGGCACCTCCACCACGTAGCAGCGAACGGACTTTGCCAAGAAAGGATACTTCGAGTATGAAGTCGGCGAATAGCTCCCTTACCGGAAGTCTTCAGGATCGGGAGATTCCGACGTCCGCAGGACGGATGGCGGAATTGCCAAGGCATGAACAGACATCAGCACCTCCAGTACCTCCAGCTCTCAGACCAGGTTCTTCGAATTCGGCAGCGAGTGCTGCCCCTTCGCCGGCGCCAGCCTTCCAAACTGCCCCTAATTCGCCCCCTGAGCCTCCCGTCTCGGCCCCAGATGATCTTCCTATCTCACCACCTCGTAAAGAACCCAGCCCATCAGCAGGTGACTCAGACGAGTCGAGACCTGGTCTGGGCCCTATGATCAGGGTGAAGAAGTCAAGAAATGAGATCGCAGGTGCTCTATGGAAGGCTGCCGCTACTGCATCTGCGGCAACTGCCTTTAAGCCTCGACCTGGTGGTGCGGGAGAGCGTCTGcgtcaagctcaagccaAGGGTGATGAAGGACCCGACGGTATCACAGGCGTTGTTCCTGCGCCGCCTCGCCCGCCTTCCAGGGAGAAGGAAACGACCCCCGAGCAACCCTACGAGCAGGCAAAACCTACAGAAGAACCTAAGGTGCTAGAAAAACCCAAGTCTACAGAGCGCCCCAAGTCTGCAGATCGTAGCTCTCTGGTTCCTGAAGTTAAAATCAGTCTTCCTACCAGCAGGCCATCGAGTTCGCATGGGCCGccccaagaagccaagaagTCAAAGGAacctgagaagaaggagcctCGCCGGTCTATTGCTGCAGGCAATGACGTGAAGTACCTCCAAACACTAGGTGTCAACCCATCAATCTTGGATGAGAGGAGTGAAGAATTTTCCCAGTGGTTGGATTACTTCGGATGGATTCCTGGAGAGCAGATGCGAACACGCAACGTCGAAGAGATGAAGGCTGATCTTGAGCGTGAACTCAACAAGGCGCAGGCCGGAGGTTGGCTTGCTCGCTTCCGTGAGGAAGATGAGCGCGTTGATGCGATCAAGTTGGGACTTGATGTTGCTATGGCCGAATGTGAGGAGCTGGACAACTTGCTCACACTCTATTCTGTTGAACTTTCG ACCCTGTCGGAGGATATTGCATATATTGAGGCCCAGGGCCAGGGTCTTCAAGTGCAAACAGCAAACCAAAAGCTActcaagaaggagctcgagtCTCTGCTTGAGACATGCGCCATCACATCGAACGAACTGGAAGTACTCCGAATGGCACCTCTGGACAATCTCCGTGGCTTGGAAGACGTTGAAAAGTCTCTGGTCGTCCTTTACAAGGCTATGATCAAGATCGATCCCACTCGCAGCGGTGGTGACAAGGTGGATGTGACGGGAGAATCGGACCAAGCCCATGGCCTCAACCCCGACTTCAAGCAAATGCGCATCGTccaagagaagaagcagatctACGACCAGGAGAGTGCATCGTTCATGCGCAGATTCGTCGACTTCATGTCCCGGCAGTTTGATGAGGCCTTTACAGAAACCAAGCTTGCCATGGAAGGGGCCTTGTCTCGCAAGGTGGACTCTACGCATCATGACCTTGGCCGAGACGTCTTGTGGAAGTACAGCCCCCTGATGCTTTATGCCCGCGACATGGACACGGAGCAATGGAACCGCCTCATCCAAATTTACCAGGATAAGAGTCAGCCTGTGTATCGGGTCGAGTTCCAGGCTGTGGTTGCGGTGTGGCGTAAGAATGCCAGGAAGTTGACTGGTGATGAGGCCGAATTGCTATTCACGACTCCCGTCGAGAAGCATCAGGAGGGAGGTGTGGCTACCACTGCCAGAAAGTTGACAGTGAAACGTAGTCAAACGCTTGCTCGTGCCCTTCGATCACAGCGAGAGGATGGCGGCAGCAAGCAAAAggcagagaagagaggaggtgCCGAGGGCAGGGACCTGCCATATGAAGTTTTTGCGGGCGTTCTCGATGACCTGCTTCCTCTTATGCAGATGGAGCAGAACTTCATCATCGACTTCTTCCACGCCACAACGCTCGAACAGATCGACTTCCCAGACTCTGTTGCTGCTAGGGCACCTCGAGACCGACGAGGTGGCGATCTGAGACGGCCTCGTCTCATGGAGCCAGACCGAGAGTTGGCCAAGCGCATCTTGCGCTCAATGGAGGTTGTGTTTGCATTCCTTGAGTCAGAGCTGCTTCGGCTCATGGAATGGGTGGTTGGACAGGATCCTCT ACAAGGAATTGGAGTCCTGGCCACTCtagagaagaagatggccgagattAGCCAGTCTAACCAAGAGTACCTTAACACTCTGCTGCAGAAGCTCCACGGGCACCTGGAAGTGCGGTTTAAGAAATTTGTCGATGAGCAGATTCGAGCTatcgaggagaccaaggtcaagatcaGCAAGCGAAAGGGCGTCATCTCATTCATCCGCGTCTTCCCTGCCTTCTCAGCTGCCGTCGAGAACATGCTTGCCGGGGTGGATGCCAACCTTGCATCTCGAAGCACCATTGACCGCGAGTATGACCGATTACTCAAGACAATGTTTGACTCGCTCATGGTCATTGCCCGAGAGAACCCTGGAGTTAGCGTGACGAGCGGCTCTGCAGAtcccgaggacaaggaggctCTGAACTTCCACATCCTCCTGATTGAGAACATGAATCACTTCACAGAAGAGACGGACACTCGGGGATTGGATGTGCTTGAGGAGTGGAAGGATCAGGCGAACGCAACGTACGACGAGCACATGAACCTCTATCTGAACGCGGTGATGCGACGACCGCTAGGCAAGGTACTGGAGCACCTCGAAAACATGGAGGCGCAGCTCCAGTCAGGAAAGTCGGCGTCAACAATCGCGGCTCA